The Numenius arquata chromosome 7, bNumArq3.hap1.1, whole genome shotgun sequence genome has a window encoding:
- the SYNCRIP gene encoding heterogeneous nuclear ribonucleoprotein Q isoform X7 encodes MDTSAAVTHSEHFQTLLDAGLPQKVAEKLDEIYVAGLVAHSDLDERAIEALKEFNEEGALAVLQQFKDSDLSHVQNKSAFLCGVMKTYRQREKQGTKVADSSKGPDEAKIKALLERTGYTLDVTTGQRKYGGPPPESVYSGQQPSVGTEYNNHEIRSGKHIGVCISVANNRLFVGSIPKSKTKEQIVEEFSKVTEGLTDVILYHQPDDKKKNRGFCFLEYEDHKTAAQARRRLMSGKVKVWGNVVTVEWADPIEDPDPEVMAKVKVLFVRNLANTVTEEILEKAFSQFGKLERVKKLKDYAFIHFDERDGAVKAMEEMNGKDLEGENIEIVFAKPPDQKRKERKAQRQAAKNQMYDDYYYYGPPHMPPPTRGRGRGGRGGYGYPPDYYGYEDYYDYYGYDYHNYRGGYEDPYYGYEDFQVGARGRGGRGARGAAPSRGRGAAPPRGRAGYAQRGGPGSARGVRGARGGAQQQRGRGVRGARGGRGGNVGGKRKADGYNQPDSKRRQTNNQNWGSQPIAQQPLQGGDHSGNYGYKSENQEFYQDSFGQQWK; translated from the exons ggCTAGTTGCACATAGTGATCTAGATGAAAGAGCTATTGAAGCTTTAAAGGAATTTAATGAAGAAGGTGCATTGGCAGTGCTTCAGCAGTTTAAAGACAGTGATCTCTCACATGTTCAG AACAAAAGTGCCTTTTTATGTGGAGTCATGAAGACATACAGGCAGAGGGAAAAACAGGGGACCAAGGTGGCAGATTCTAGCAAAGGACCAGATGAGGCAAAAATTAAG GCACTCTTGGAGAGAACCGGCTACACTCTTGATGTGACTACTGGACAGAGAAAGTATGGTGGTCCCCCTCCAGAGTCTGTATATTCAGGACAACAACCTTCTGTTGGTACAGAG tacaaCAACCATGAAATTCGTTCTGGAAAACACATTGGTGTATGCATCTCTGTTGCCAATAATAGGCTTTTTGTTGGTTCTATTCCTAAGAGTAAAACCAAGGAGCAGATTGTTGAAGAATTTAGCAAAGTAACAG AGGGTCTTACAGATGTCATATTGTATCATCAGCCTGATGACAAGAAAAAGAACCGGGGTTTCTGTTTCCTTGAATATGAAGATCACAAAACTGCTGCTCAAGCCAGACGTAGGTTAATGAGCGGCAAAGTGAAAGTCTGGGGAAATGTTGTTACAGTTGAATGGGCTGACCCTATAGAAGATCCAGATCCTGAAGTCATGGCAAAG gtAAAAGTTTTGTTTGTACGCAATCTTGCCAATACCGTAACGGAGGAGATACTAGAAAAGGCCTTCAGTCAGTTTGGAAAGCTAGAGCGAGTGAAGAAGCTAAAAGATTATGCTTTCATTCATTTCGATGAACGGGATGGTGCTGTAAAG GCAATGGAAGAAATGAATGGCAAAGATTTAGAGGGAGAAAACATTGAAATTGTTTTTGCTAAGCCACCagatcaaaaaaggaaagaacggAAAGCTCAGAGACAAGCGGCTAAAAATCAGAT gtATGATGATTACTACTATTACGGTCCACCTCATATGCCCCCTCCAACAAGAGGTCGAGGCCGAGGAGGCAGAGGTGGTTACGGATATCCCCCTGACTATTACGGCTATGAagattattatgattattatggCTATGACTACCATAACTATCGTGGTGGATATGAAGATCCTTACTATGGTTATGAAGATTTTCAAGTTGGAGCTAGAGGAAGGGGTGGTAGAGGAGCAAGGGGTGCTGCTCCATCCAGAGGTCGCGGGGCTGCTCCTCCCCGTGGCAGAGCCGGTTATGCACAGAGAGGTGGTCCTGGATCAGCAAGAGGCGTTCGTGGTGCGAGAGGAGGTGCCCAGCAACAAAGAGGCCGCGGGGTACGTGGTGCGAGGGGTGGCCGCGGTGGAAATGTAGGAGGAAAGCGCAAAGCTGATGGGTACAACCAGCCAGATTCCAAGCGGCGCCAGACCAATAATCAGAACTGGGGCTCCCAACCCATTGCTCAGCAACCGCTCCAAGGTGGTGATCATTCTGGTAACTATGGTTACAAATCTGAAAACCAGGAGTTTTATCAGGATTCTTTTGGGCAACAGTGGAAATAG